A single region of the Bacteroidota bacterium genome encodes:
- a CDS encoding universal stress protein, with product MKQIIVAIDFSKGSLHALEYAISIANVMKDANIRMVWVDKPEAEDSLFASVNKENQHRLEAKKRMEEIIERYSKQLKKGTITYKLRKGKIYKEVANQAKYDDAYFVVAGAHGVSGFESFWIGSNANKIVSYAPCPVITIRDGFNIKKGIRKIVLPIDNSASTRQKVPFAMEFGSYSCSEIHILELQSSSLKGIRGKVTSYADQVEKYMKDHNCKVVRKSLDCDNITTSTIKYAEQTGADMIIIMTEQEEATSNIWLGPYAQQMVNNSPVPVLSVHSKEIATLEK from the coding sequence ATGAAACAGATAATTGTTGCCATCGATTTTTCTAAAGGCTCACTCCATGCCTTGGAATATGCAATTTCAATAGCCAATGTTATGAAAGATGCGAATATCCGTATGGTATGGGTAGATAAACCGGAAGCGGAAGATTCGCTGTTTGCTTCAGTCAATAAGGAAAATCAGCATCGGCTCGAAGCCAAAAAGCGCATGGAAGAAATTATTGAACGTTATTCTAAACAACTAAAAAAAGGCACTATAACCTATAAACTTCGCAAGGGGAAAATTTACAAAGAGGTTGCCAATCAAGCCAAATATGATGATGCATACTTTGTGGTTGCCGGGGCGCATGGTGTTTCGGGCTTTGAATCTTTCTGGATTGGCAGTAACGCGAATAAAATAGTTTCGTATGCTCCATGTCCGGTAATTACTATCCGCGATGGGTTCAACATTAAAAAAGGTATCAGGAAAATTGTTTTACCGATTGATAATTCAGCGTCTACCAGACAAAAAGTGCCGTTTGCGATGGAATTCGGATCATATTCATGTTCTGAAATCCACATCCTTGAACTCCAGTCCTCATCGTTAAAAGGGATTCGCGGCAAGGTTACCAGCTATGCCGATCAGGTTGAAAAATACATGAAAGATCACAACTGTAAAGTTGTAAGAAAAAGCCTCGATTGTGACAATATTACCACCAGCACAATTAAATATGCTGAGCAGACCGGCGCTGATATGATTATTATTATGACCGAGCAGGAAGAAGCTACATCCAATATTTGGCTGGGTCCGTACGCTCAGCAGATGGTGAACAATTCGCCGGTGCCGGTGTTGAGCGTTCATTCCAAAGAAATTGCTACGCTTGAAAAATAA
- the queG gene encoding tRNA epoxyqueuosine(34) reductase QueG, which yields MNLNENSHLKASIISRFHDEGFYMAGTARAAFLQNESEQLKQWIGLSYNAEMTWLANSQEKRADPRLLLDGAKTVITGLFNYYPPEQPVDSTFRIAKYALGRDYHTVVMEKLKRIAAFINILGPYQTVTTVDSGSFMDKPWAMKCGLGWIGKNGLLINREKGSFFFIGSIITNLELEPDIASLEHCGNCTLCMDACPTKAIVMPGVIDARKCIAYQTIEQKPDFTADEIGQTGNWIFGCDVCQDVCPYNRKAEPHNCSDFSLNPVLKSMTDEDWRNLDEPQFNALFSQTTLKRTGFKRVLRNIMNRPNKQSSCR from the coding sequence ATGAACCTGAATGAGAATAGTCATCTAAAAGCCTCCATAATTAGCCGTTTTCACGATGAAGGATTTTATATGGCAGGAACTGCCCGTGCGGCCTTTCTCCAGAATGAATCAGAACAGTTAAAACAATGGATCGGCCTGTCGTATAATGCAGAAATGACGTGGCTTGCCAATTCGCAGGAAAAAAGAGCCGATCCGCGCTTGCTGCTGGATGGCGCTAAAACAGTAATCACGGGCTTGTTTAATTATTATCCCCCGGAACAGCCGGTCGACAGCACATTCAGAATTGCAAAGTATGCGCTGGGGCGCGATTACCATACCGTGGTGATGGAGAAACTCAAGCGTATTGCCGCTTTTATCAATATCCTCGGACCATACCAAACAGTTACAACGGTTGATTCCGGCTCTTTTATGGATAAACCATGGGCAATGAAGTGCGGTCTTGGGTGGATCGGTAAAAACGGGCTGCTTATAAACCGTGAAAAAGGATCATTTTTCTTTATTGGCAGTATTATTACCAATCTTGAACTTGAGCCTGATATTGCATCATTGGAACACTGCGGCAACTGCACATTATGTATGGATGCCTGCCCAACGAAAGCGATTGTAATGCCCGGCGTTATTGATGCTCGAAAATGCATAGCATATCAAACGATTGAACAGAAACCGGATTTTACAGCCGATGAAATCGGGCAAACCGGAAATTGGATATTTGGCTGTGATGTCTGTCAGGATGTCTGTCCATACAATAGGAAGGCAGAACCGCACAACTGCAGCGACTTCAGCTTAAATCCCGTGTTAAAATCAATGACTGATGAAGACTGGCGGAACCTTGATGAGCCCCAATTCAATGCATTATTTTCACAAACAACCTTAAAACGAACAGGGTTTAAGCGTGTCTTGCGAAATATCATGAACCGTCCGAACAAGCAATCATCGTGCAGGTAA
- a CDS encoding tetratricopeptide repeat protein produces the protein METLKRSAITLAIMCLALSFPFRSFSQDYTALQTAFKNSYAWENKAEYSKAVEEIKKVYDENSYELNLRLGWLTYESGLFTESLAYYQKAIALMPYAVEPKFGYVYPAAALGNWDKVMTQYVDILKIDPNNTLANYRLGSIYYGKENYNEAFKFFEKVANLYPFDYDNMLMFAWANYKLGKLREAKVLFGKVLLMKPEDSSALEGLSLIK, from the coding sequence ATGGAAACTTTAAAAAGATCAGCAATTACACTGGCAATAATGTGCCTTGCACTGTCATTTCCGTTCAGGTCATTCAGCCAGGATTACACCGCTTTACAAACGGCGTTTAAAAACAGTTATGCGTGGGAAAACAAAGCTGAATACAGTAAAGCAGTTGAAGAAATAAAAAAAGTGTATGATGAGAACTCATATGAGCTCAACTTAAGACTGGGTTGGCTTACATACGAATCCGGGCTGTTTACGGAATCACTGGCTTATTATCAGAAAGCAATCGCACTAATGCCTTACGCAGTCGAACCGAAATTTGGATACGTGTATCCTGCTGCAGCTTTGGGTAATTGGGATAAAGTAATGACACAGTATGTCGATATCCTTAAAATTGATCCGAATAATACTCTGGCAAACTATCGCCTTGGCTCTATTTATTATGGGAAGGAAAATTACAACGAGGCATTCAAATTCTTCGAAAAAGTCGCCAATCTTTATCCTTTCGATTACGATAATATGCTCATGTTCGCCTGGGCGAATTATAAGCTTGGAAAATTACGCGAAGCGAAGGTTCTTTTTGGAAAAGTGTTGCTGATGAAACCCGAAGATTCATCAGCTCTTGAAGGTCTAAGCCTAATCAAATAA
- a CDS encoding ATP-grasp domain-containing protein, whose translation MTKSKLTIAVSGLNNTDNPGPGIPVIRGLRESKDFDVRIIGLSYESLEPGIYMHDIVDKSYQVPYPSAGTDSLLARLEYINSIERIDVIIPNFDAELYAFIKIENDLKEMGIHTFLPTLAQFEERHKFNLNEFGKKYKIPVPLSKTIFSENEVYGLMSEFTYPLVVKGKYYDASIAYNADQAKTFFNKISAKWGLPIIIQQFVHGSEYNITGLGDGKGNTIAAVPMRKQFITDKGKAWAGISIDEKNLLEMTRKFVKGTKWRGGFELELMKGHDNIYYLLEINPRIPAWVYLAVGCGQNIPEALVKLAMGQKVPPYTEYLVGKLFIRYSYDLIIDIGEFEQISTLGEL comes from the coding sequence ATGACAAAAAGTAAACTGACCATAGCCGTTTCGGGGCTGAACAACACAGACAATCCGGGACCCGGAATACCCGTGATACGCGGATTGCGCGAATCGAAAGATTTTGATGTGCGCATCATCGGACTTTCATATGAGTCGCTCGAACCGGGCATTTATATGCATGATATCGTCGATAAATCATATCAGGTTCCGTACCCTTCGGCAGGCACCGACAGCCTGTTGGCGCGGCTCGAGTACATCAACAGTATTGAACGGATTGATGTCATTATCCCAAACTTTGATGCCGAGCTATATGCGTTCATTAAAATTGAGAACGACCTGAAAGAAATGGGTATTCATACATTTCTTCCTACGCTGGCTCAGTTCGAGGAACGGCACAAATTCAACCTGAATGAGTTCGGTAAAAAATACAAGATTCCGGTTCCGCTCAGCAAGACCATTTTCTCAGAGAATGAAGTCTATGGGCTGATGTCGGAGTTTACCTATCCGTTGGTTGTTAAAGGAAAGTATTACGATGCAAGCATCGCCTATAATGCAGATCAGGCAAAGACTTTCTTTAACAAGATAAGCGCTAAATGGGGTTTGCCAATCATCATTCAGCAATTTGTACACGGCTCAGAATATAACATCACCGGACTTGGCGACGGCAAAGGAAATACCATTGCAGCTGTTCCTATGCGCAAGCAGTTCATCACCGACAAAGGAAAAGCATGGGCCGGTATTTCTATTGATGAAAAGAACCTGTTGGAGATGACGCGCAAGTTTGTTAAAGGCACCAAATGGCGTGGCGGATTTGAACTGGAATTGATGAAAGGCCACGATAATATTTATTATTTGCTTGAGATTAATCCGCGTATTCCTGCATGGGTGTATCTGGCAGTTGGATGTGGTCAAAATATCCCGGAAGCTTTGGTAAAACTGGCAATGGGACAGAAAGTACCACCCTATACAGAATATCTTGTCGGGAAACTTTTCATACGCTATTCATACGACCTCATTATTGATATCGGGGAGTTTGAGCAGATTTCAACATTAGGCGAACTATAA
- a CDS encoding CotH kinase family protein, translating into MIRWLFSFIFIVLLMPLHAQVVINEYSCSNVYTLPDNDGDYEDWVEFYNTGSTAVNMSGYYLSDKPSNPDKWMFPSVSIPANGYLIVFCSGKNVNLTGYCHTNFKLTQCKPEHIVFSNPSLTVLENITLSPTKTDHSRGRTTDGASTWSLFRVPSPGSSNFSPCADYAIKPVFSQPAGFYGGSVSLIISSPDAGVTIRYTTDGTEPTAASTQYSAPVSINNTLVLKAKSFSSDPNIPPSFVETNTYFIGVTHSIPVVSVSGNEIADLLNGSYIYPQTTLEYFNQSGQLKTESTGEANKHGNDSWAYGQRGIDFVTKDQFGYNYALLDTLFHLKTRSEFQRVILKACANDNYPFSDGAHIRDSYVHTLSLRGGLHLDVRTYEPCILYCNGQYWGVYDLREKVDDADFTNFYYNTDVPDLQMLKTWGGTWSEYGGAQAQTDWDNLKNFILSNSMAVPANYHYADSLLNVKSLVDYFVLNSYVVCSDWLNWNTEWWRGLNPNAAKKKWRFCLWDEDATFGHYINYTGVPSTLPDADPCNPEQFPDPGGQGHVLILDALMANDVFKQYYVARFADLSNTVFSCDNMQFLLDSLIAVITPEMNGQVNRWGGTFSGWQANVQALKNFIDARCLALSQGMIDCYTLTGPYNVTLLTDPPGAGKININSLSLSAFPWSGNYYGNMSTLLKATAYSGYQFERWEAAHHTFNPGIYNDSVKITLTIKDTIIAHFKSTLPDEIDNNNPPGELYQKPETPLDTLEIKIPNVFTPNGDGSNDVFAPSNVDFIVNGEMQIFNRWGKLIFSTENLKTGWNGRVGSQKCSDGVYYWLINYTDKARRSAQLKGFINLVR; encoded by the coding sequence ATGATTCGTTGGCTGTTTTCTTTCATTTTTATTGTTTTATTGATGCCGCTTCATGCTCAGGTGGTCATCAATGAATATTCCTGTTCAAATGTTTATACTTTGCCCGATAATGATGGCGATTATGAAGACTGGGTAGAGTTCTATAATACCGGAAGCACAGCCGTTAACATGTCCGGTTATTACCTGAGCGATAAACCGTCGAACCCTGATAAATGGATGTTCCCCTCAGTAAGTATCCCGGCAAACGGGTATCTTATTGTTTTTTGTTCAGGGAAAAATGTGAACCTGACCGGATATTGCCATACAAATTTTAAGCTCACACAATGCAAGCCCGAACACATTGTTTTCTCTAATCCATCACTTACTGTACTTGAAAACATAACACTCAGCCCTACAAAAACCGATCATTCACGTGGTCGCACAACCGACGGTGCTTCCACTTGGTCCTTATTCCGCGTGCCCTCGCCCGGCAGTTCTAATTTTTCGCCCTGTGCTGATTATGCCATAAAACCTGTGTTTAGCCAACCGGCAGGCTTTTACGGTGGCTCCGTTTCACTGATTATAAGCAGCCCCGATGCAGGTGTAACAATTCGATATACCACCGACGGCACCGAACCAACTGCCGCATCAACGCAATATTCGGCCCCTGTTTCTATAAATAATACACTGGTCTTAAAGGCAAAATCATTCAGCAGTGACCCAAATATTCCACCAAGTTTTGTTGAAACAAATACTTATTTTATTGGAGTAACGCACAGCATTCCCGTTGTTTCTGTAAGCGGAAATGAAATTGCCGATTTGCTCAACGGAAGCTACATCTATCCTCAAACAACCCTCGAATATTTTAATCAGTCAGGTCAATTAAAAACAGAATCAACCGGCGAGGCAAACAAGCACGGCAATGATTCATGGGCCTACGGTCAGCGCGGAATAGACTTTGTGACAAAAGACCAGTTTGGATACAACTATGCGCTTCTTGATACACTTTTTCATCTAAAAACAAGATCGGAATTTCAACGTGTAATTCTGAAAGCCTGCGCTAACGATAACTATCCTTTTTCAGACGGCGCGCATATTCGCGATTCCTATGTACACACACTCTCGCTGCGGGGTGGTCTGCACCTCGATGTACGAACCTATGAACCCTGTATTTTATACTGCAACGGGCAGTACTGGGGTGTGTATGACCTGCGCGAAAAAGTGGATGATGCCGATTTTACTAATTTCTATTACAATACCGATGTGCCTGACCTGCAAATGCTGAAAACCTGGGGTGGTACATGGAGCGAATACGGCGGAGCACAGGCTCAAACCGACTGGGATAACTTGAAAAATTTTATTTTGAGCAACAGCATGGCTGTGCCGGCAAATTATCATTACGCCGACAGTTTGTTAAACGTGAAAAGCCTGGTGGATTATTTTGTGCTGAACTCTTATGTTGTTTGCAGCGACTGGCTTAACTGGAATACCGAATGGTGGCGCGGGCTCAATCCCAATGCCGCAAAAAAGAAATGGCGCTTCTGTCTGTGGGATGAAGATGCAACTTTCGGTCATTATATAAATTATACCGGCGTTCCAAGCACCCTGCCCGATGCCGATCCTTGCAACCCTGAGCAATTCCCCGATCCGGGAGGCCAGGGACACGTCCTTATTTTAGATGCGCTTATGGCGAACGACGTTTTCAAACAGTATTACGTGGCCCGCTTTGCCGACCTTTCAAATACGGTTTTCTCATGCGATAATATGCAGTTTCTGCTCGACAGCCTCATCGCGGTTATTACTCCCGAAATGAACGGGCAGGTGAACCGCTGGGGCGGAACATTCTCAGGCTGGCAGGCAAATGTTCAGGCACTGAAGAATTTTATTGATGCCCGGTGTTTAGCCCTTTCGCAGGGAATGATAGATTGCTACACGCTTACGGGTCCCTACAATGTAACATTGCTTACAGACCCGCCGGGTGCAGGAAAAATAAATATTAATTCGCTCAGTCTTTCAGCATTTCCATGGTCCGGAAATTATTACGGAAATATGTCAACGCTTCTTAAAGCAACAGCCTACAGCGGATACCAGTTCGAACGATGGGAAGCAGCACATCATACATTCAATCCGGGCATTTACAACGATTCCGTAAAAATTACACTCACAATAAAAGATACAATAATTGCCCACTTCAAGTCCACGCTTCCTGACGAAATAGATAACAATAATCCTCCGGGCGAATTATATCAGAAACCCGAAACACCTCTGGATACACTCGAAATCAAAATACCAAATGTATTCACACCCAACGGCGACGGCTCCAATGATGTGTTTGCACCGTCAAATGTGGATTTTATTGTGAATGGTGAGATGCAGATATTCAATCGATGGGGGAAGCTTATTTTTAGTACTGAAAACTTGAAAACCGGCTGGAATGGGCGTGTCGGTTCACAGAAATGTAGTGATGGCGTGTACTACTGGCTCATCAATTATACCGATAAAGCCCGGCGCAGCGCCCAGCTCAAAGGCTTCATCAATTTGGTGCGATAA
- the ruvB gene encoding Holliday junction branch migration DNA helicase RuvB, translating into MNEVLDPSEENLSPAELEFEKFLRPQSFEHFIGQDNVVSNLKIFVEAARQRGEALDHVLLHGPPGLGKTTLSYIIANELGVGIKTTSGPVLDKPGELAGLLTNLETNDVLFIDEIHRLSPVVEEYLYSAMEDFRIDIMIESGPNARSVQISLNPFTLVGATTRSGLLTAPLRSRFGINSRLSYYDSSILTSIVTRSSRILKVPIMPNTAAEIARRSRGTPRIANLLLRRVRDFAQIKGDGSIDMKIADMALTALNVDKNGLDEMDIRILTTIIDKFKGGPVGITTIATAVGEDTGTIEEVYEPFLIQEGYLMRTPRGREATENAYRHLGRINPNTQQNLF; encoded by the coding sequence GTGAACGAAGTACTGGATCCTTCAGAAGAAAACCTTAGCCCTGCCGAACTGGAGTTCGAAAAATTCTTGCGACCTCAGTCGTTCGAACATTTTATTGGCCAGGATAATGTGGTGAGTAATCTGAAGATTTTTGTTGAAGCAGCCCGCCAACGAGGTGAGGCTCTCGACCATGTCCTCCTTCACGGCCCTCCGGGACTTGGAAAAACAACCCTTTCATACATCATTGCAAATGAACTGGGCGTTGGCATTAAAACCACCTCCGGGCCGGTTCTCGATAAACCCGGCGAACTTGCCGGATTGCTTACAAATCTTGAAACAAACGACGTTCTCTTTATTGATGAGATTCACCGCCTTTCGCCCGTGGTGGAAGAATATCTGTATTCTGCCATGGAAGATTTCCGCATCGATATCATGATAGAAAGCGGACCCAATGCCCGCAGTGTACAAATATCACTCAACCCATTTACACTTGTTGGGGCAACAACACGCTCCGGATTACTTACTGCTCCGCTGCGCTCACGATTTGGTATCAATTCGCGCCTGTCGTATTACGACAGCAGTATTCTCACTTCTATTGTTACCCGGTCATCACGTATACTTAAGGTTCCTATCATGCCCAATACTGCTGCCGAAATTGCACGCCGCAGTCGCGGAACACCCCGTATTGCCAATCTTTTATTGCGCCGTGTCCGCGACTTCGCGCAAATAAAAGGCGATGGCTCCATTGACATGAAAATTGCCGACATGGCGCTTACCGCGCTAAATGTTGACAAGAATGGCCTCGATGAAATGGATATTCGGATACTCACCACAATCATTGATAAATTTAAAGGCGGTCCTGTGGGCATCACCACCATTGCAACGGCCGTTGGCGAAGATACCGGTACCATCGAAGAAGTATATGAGCCATTTCTTATCCAGGAAGGATACCTGATGCGTACGCCTCGCGGACGCGAAGCAACAGAAAATGCCTACCGGCATCTGGGACGAATCAATCCCAACACTCAGCAGAATCTTTTCTGA
- a CDS encoding urea transporter produces the protein MTRIRNLFPHFIRSVLNSYTQIFFSDNNKFALLLIIVTFFDPVAGLSGMLCVVLSNVMAYVIGFNRHNIKSGFYGFNSLLVGLGLGVYYQLNIEFVFLLFFASLLTLFLTVVLEGVIGKYGLPFLSISFLLGFWMLALAARNFTHLELSERGIFILNDMYRIGGLGAVRIYLWFDNLQLHESIRLYFKSLGAIFFQYHLLAGIIIAFGLLLYSRIAFLLSLVGFYAAYFFYYFIGADIGQLTDSYIGFNFILSSIAIGGFFIISSRYSFLWVLLLTPVIAVLINASTTVLGVYQLPIYSLPFNVMVLVFLYVLKFRERFFHKPELVLIQHFSPEKNLYTQVNNKERFRHAYYTAFSLPFWGEWTITQGHDGEYTHKKDWRHAWDFEIKDEDRMAFRGTGRSKEDYYCYNKPLVAPFAGWVEEIVDDIDDNEIGQINTEQNWGNTIVLKHIEGLYTKLCHIKKGSFKVSKGDYVKKGDIIAHCGNSGRSPQPHLHFQVQSTPFIGSKTLDYPLGHYILKNDGNYELRSFSKPHIDDIVTPVERDLSLFKAFHFIPGQKLAYTVYNAAGAEIKTYEWEVVADIFNNTYIWCSATRSKIYFRFDDQILYFTAFEGKKNTLLYFYYLAYYKVLLGYYKNLVITDIFPVNTVRRPLLMIVQDFTAPFVMFMKTKFSLTYTDRTSDLSESSINMKSSVEASVAGFMTRKFEFETFIRHNRIEKFTITSRDKKLEARYTEPELYPQLNAESKS, from the coding sequence ATGACCCGAATCAGAAATTTATTTCCGCATTTCATACGGAGCGTGCTGAATAGCTATACGCAGATATTTTTTTCTGATAACAATAAATTTGCGCTGCTGCTAATCATCGTTACTTTTTTTGATCCTGTGGCAGGATTGAGCGGAATGCTTTGTGTAGTGCTGTCGAATGTGATGGCTTATGTAATCGGGTTCAATCGCCATAATATTAAATCCGGATTCTATGGGTTCAACAGTTTGCTTGTCGGGCTCGGATTGGGCGTGTATTACCAGCTGAATATTGAATTCGTTTTTTTATTGTTCTTTGCATCTTTGCTTACGCTGTTTCTTACCGTTGTACTCGAAGGTGTAATAGGCAAATATGGGCTCCCATTTCTGAGTATCTCTTTTTTACTCGGTTTCTGGATGCTGGCATTGGCTGCCCGAAATTTTACTCATCTTGAACTGAGCGAACGCGGCATTTTCATTCTGAACGACATGTACCGTATCGGAGGATTGGGTGCTGTACGCATCTATCTCTGGTTCGATAACCTTCAGCTGCACGAAAGCATACGGCTATATTTTAAATCATTAGGCGCCATATTTTTCCAGTATCATTTACTTGCCGGAATAATCATTGCATTTGGCTTACTGTTATATTCGCGCATTGCATTTCTACTTAGTCTTGTAGGCTTTTACGCTGCCTATTTTTTCTATTATTTTATAGGCGCCGATATTGGTCAGCTTACCGATAGTTACATCGGCTTCAACTTTATTCTGTCATCCATTGCTATCGGCGGATTTTTTATCATTTCATCCCGCTACTCGTTCTTGTGGGTATTGCTGCTTACCCCGGTAATCGCAGTTCTTATTAATGCCTCTACCACCGTGCTCGGTGTTTACCAGCTTCCCATTTATTCACTTCCGTTCAACGTAATGGTATTGGTATTTCTGTATGTGCTTAAATTCCGCGAACGCTTTTTCCATAAACCCGAGCTCGTTCTGATTCAACATTTTTCGCCGGAAAAAAATCTTTATACTCAGGTAAACAACAAGGAGCGATTCAGACATGCCTACTATACCGCGTTTTCACTGCCTTTCTGGGGCGAGTGGACAATTACACAGGGGCACGACGGAGAGTATACACATAAAAAAGACTGGCGCCATGCCTGGGATTTTGAAATCAAGGACGAAGACCGAATGGCCTTTCGCGGAACAGGCAGAAGTAAAGAAGATTATTATTGTTATAATAAGCCACTAGTTGCGCCTTTTGCAGGATGGGTGGAAGAAATAGTCGACGATATTGATGACAATGAAATCGGTCAGATAAATACTGAGCAGAATTGGGGAAATACAATTGTGCTGAAACACATCGAAGGTCTTTATACCAAGCTTTGCCACATTAAAAAAGGATCATTCAAAGTAAGCAAAGGTGATTACGTAAAAAAAGGAGATATCATTGCTCATTGCGGAAACTCAGGTCGTTCACCCCAACCGCATCTGCATTTTCAGGTACAGTCAACACCTTTCATCGGGTCAAAGACTCTTGACTATCCTCTTGGTCACTACATTCTCAAAAATGATGGAAATTATGAACTGCGGTCTTTTTCAAAACCGCATATTGATGATATTGTAACTCCGGTTGAACGCGATTTGTCGCTGTTTAAGGCCTTTCACTTTATTCCGGGGCAGAAGTTGGCATATACGGTATATAATGCTGCAGGTGCTGAGATTAAAACCTATGAATGGGAAGTAGTGGCCGACATCTTCAATAATACTTACATCTGGTGCTCTGCAACCCGTTCAAAAATATACTTCCGCTTCGACGATCAGATATTATATTTCACGGCCTTTGAAGGCAAGAAAAACACATTGCTGTATTTCTATTATCTGGCATACTATAAAGTATTGCTCGGCTATTACAAAAACCTTGTAATTACTGATATTTTTCCGGTGAATACCGTTAGAAGACCGCTATTAATGATAGTGCAGGACTTTACCGCACCCTTTGTCATGTTCATGAAAACGAAATTCTCTCTCACTTATACCGACCGTACAAGTGACCTGTCTGAAAGCAGCATCAATATGAAATCTTCTGTTGAAGCCAGTGTTGCAGGTTTCATGACACGGAAATTCGAATTTGAGACATTCATACGACACAACCGTATCGAAAAATTTACAATCACTTCGCGTGATAAAAAACTGGAAGCAAGATATACTGAACCTGAGTTATATCCGCAATTAAATGCAGAATCAAAATCATGA
- a CDS encoding diaminopimelate decarboxylase encodes MEKHRYERPVIKKIETGMPNKFGLRTEYYPKTHIDGVAVKELIKDYGSPLFVISEKTIRSTYQQAKRAFVTRYPKVQFAWSYKTNYMNAVCHVFHQEGSWAEVVSGFEYDKAIANGVDGKKIIFNGPDKTEADLRKAINNDSLIHIDHLDEFYTLTELCTSMKKKPRVAIRVNMDTGIYPMWDRFGFNYENGQAWDALNKIMRSGKMELVGLHSHIGTFMLSPQAYAVAASKLADLAIGIQEKFNHEIKYIDMGGGFASKNTLKGSYLPGTDVNPTFDDFAETITSVLINSNFKQDKLPLLILETGRALIDDAGYLLATVISNKRLSSGKRTTIIDAGVNLMFTSFWYEHKVTPAQPFTHYTEDTVLYGPLCMNIDVVRDNVSLPLLNKGDNLVIHSVGAYNMTQWMQFITLRPKIVMIDLQGKPHIIRDNETIQSITAFEHVPDHLKKFEL; translated from the coding sequence ATGGAAAAGCACAGATATGAACGTCCGGTAATTAAAAAAATAGAAACCGGTATGCCCAATAAATTCGGGCTTCGTACGGAGTATTATCCCAAAACCCATATTGATGGCGTGGCTGTAAAAGAACTGATAAAAGATTATGGTTCGCCGCTTTTCGTCATTTCAGAAAAAACAATTCGCTCAACGTATCAGCAGGCAAAGCGTGCATTCGTTACACGCTATCCGAAAGTGCAGTTTGCCTGGTCATATAAAACGAATTATATGAATGCCGTGTGCCACGTGTTCCATCAGGAAGGCTCGTGGGCAGAAGTGGTGTCGGGATTTGAATACGACAAAGCCATTGCCAACGGCGTTGACGGAAAAAAAATCATCTTCAACGGTCCGGACAAAACCGAAGCCGATTTGAGAAAAGCCATCAACAACGATTCGTTGATTCACATCGACCACCTTGATGAGTTCTATACGCTCACCGAGTTGTGCACAAGCATGAAAAAGAAACCCCGCGTAGCCATCCGTGTGAATATGGATACAGGCATTTACCCGATGTGGGACCGCTTTGGGTTTAACTATGAAAATGGTCAGGCGTGGGACGCATTGAATAAAATTATGCGCTCGGGCAAAATGGAACTTGTTGGCCTGCATTCACATATCGGCACATTTATGCTTAGTCCGCAGGCATACGCTGTTGCGGCATCCAAACTGGCAGATCTGGCAATCGGTATACAGGAAAAGTTCAATCATGAGATAAAATACATTGACATGGGCGGCGGATTCGCGTCGAAAAACACGCTGAAAGGCTCATACCTGCCCGGAACCGATGTTAACCCCACCTTCGATGATTTCGCCGAAACCATCACTTCGGTTCTCATCAACAGTAATTTCAAACAAGACAAACTCCCGCTGTTAATTCTTGAAACAGGCCGTGCGCTTATTGATGACGCAGGCTATCTTCTGGCTACGGTAATTTCCAACAAAAGGTTATCGTCCGGAAAACGCACAACCATTATTGATGCTGGCGTGAATCTGATGTTTACATCATTTTGGTACGAACATAAAGTTACGCCTGCACAGCCGTTCACTCATTATACGGAAGATACCGTGCTTTACGGCCCGCTGTGCATGAATATTGATGTGGTTCGTGATAATGTAAGTCTGCCCTTGCTCAATAAAGGCGATAATCTCGTGATACATTCCGTGGGCGCCTACAATATGACGCAATGGATGCAATTTATCACACTCAGGCCGAAAATTGTAATGATTGACCTGCAAGGTAAACCTCATATTATCCGCGACAACGAGACCATCCAGAGCATTACTGCTTTTGAACATGTTCCTGACCACCTGAAAAAATTTGAATTGTAG